Proteins co-encoded in one Kutzneria chonburiensis genomic window:
- a CDS encoding class I SAM-dependent methyltransferase, with amino-acid sequence MAKQPRLAAGRARALGLPTRGTTNPNRLRRVDRWMVGSTAVRDALGPGALVVDLGYGATPVTTVEMASRLRIVRPDLRMVGLELDQERVDAAADAADPPLLTFRRGGFELAGLRPSLVRAFNVLRQYSEDDALQAWDGLRGRLAPGGLLVEGTCDEIGRRCCWVLLDATGPLTFTIACRPSDIETPSDVAERLPKALIHRNVPGERVHELLAALDDCWATAAPYAPFGPRARWVETCRLVSKRWPVLDDRRRWRLGEITIPWSTVAPA; translated from the coding sequence ATGGCCAAGCAACCACGGCTGGCCGCCGGCCGCGCCCGCGCGCTGGGGCTGCCGACCCGCGGCACCACCAACCCGAACCGGCTGCGGCGCGTCGACCGCTGGATGGTCGGCAGCACCGCCGTAAGAGATGCCCTCGGGCCTGGCGCGCTCGTCGTCGACCTCGGTTACGGGGCAACGCCCGTGACGACCGTCGAGATGGCCTCACGGCTCCGGATTGTGCGCCCTGACCTGCGGATGGTCGGGCTGGAGCTCGATCAGGAGCGGGTCGATGCCGCTGCCGACGCCGCCGATCCGCCGCTGCTGACGTTCCGGCGCGGCGGCTTCGAGCTCGCCGGTCTGCGGCCTTCGTTGGTGCGGGCGTTCAACGTGCTGCGGCAGTACTCCGAGGACGACGCCTTGCAGGCATGGGACGGCCTCCGCGGCCGGCTCGCGCCCGGTGGGCTGCTGGTCGAGGGCACGTGCGACGAGATCGGTCGGCGCTGCTGCTGGGTGCTGCTCGACGCCACCGGCCCGTTGACGTTCACCATCGCGTGCAGGCCGTCGGACATCGAGACTCCCTCGGATGTCGCCGAACGCCTGCCCAAGGCCCTGATTCACCGCAACGTGCCCGGCGAGCGGGTACATGAGCTGCTGGCGGCTTTGGACGACTGCTGGGCCACCGCCGCCCCGTACGCGCCGTTCGGACCTCGGGCCCGGTGGGTCGAGACGTGCCGGCTGGTGTCGAAGCGCTGGCCCGTGCTGGACGACCGCCGGCGCTGGCGACTCGGCGAAATCACGATTCCGTGGTCCACGGTGGCACCGGCCTGA
- a CDS encoding IS30 family transposase, with amino-acid sequence MKQGVGTTEACRIVGINRRTGHRWRHGRAPSPGRTTSQSSAPPACLPAARPAISSRFLSVEERIAIADLHRAGTGVRAIATALGRTPSTISRELARNRHPASGDYRPHAAQARAEARRPRPKTGKIAARPELRDLVQGMLDDRHSPEQIACRLRRDHPDRPELHVTHETIYQALYVQTRGALRRELTGALRTGRTARTPRRRPDQRRPRFTEPMVMISDRPAEVEDRAYPGNWEGDLIMGLGNASAIGTLVERSTRYVMLVHLPGRHDAETVRDGLITTITALPAHLTRSLTWDQGVEMARHHEFSAATGIQVYFCDPHSPWQRGSNENTNGLLRQYFPKGTDLSVHTPADLAAVAAQLNGRPRKTLGWDTPAERLTMLLANTS; translated from the coding sequence GTGAAGCAGGGCGTGGGCACGACCGAAGCATGTCGGATCGTGGGGATCAACCGCCGCACCGGCCACCGGTGGCGGCACGGACGAGCACCCAGCCCGGGGCGGACGACCAGCCAGTCGTCCGCCCCGCCCGCGTGTCTGCCGGCCGCGCGGCCGGCGATCTCGTCCCGGTTCCTGTCCGTCGAGGAACGGATCGCGATCGCCGACCTGCACCGGGCCGGGACCGGCGTACGGGCCATCGCGACCGCACTGGGACGCACCCCGTCCACGATCAGCCGGGAACTGGCCCGCAACCGCCACCCCGCCAGCGGCGACTACCGGCCCCACGCCGCCCAGGCCCGGGCCGAGGCCCGCCGACCACGCCCGAAAACCGGCAAGATCGCCGCCCGCCCCGAACTGCGCGATCTGGTGCAGGGCATGCTCGACGATCGGCACAGCCCCGAGCAGATCGCCTGTCGGCTACGCCGTGACCACCCCGACCGGCCGGAGCTGCACGTGACCCACGAGACCATCTACCAGGCCCTCTACGTCCAAACACGCGGCGCGCTGCGCCGCGAGCTGACCGGCGCCCTGCGCACCGGACGCACCGCCCGCACACCCCGACGCCGGCCCGACCAACGCCGCCCCCGGTTCACCGAACCGATGGTCATGATCAGCGACCGCCCGGCCGAGGTGGAAGACCGCGCCTACCCCGGGAACTGGGAAGGCGACCTGATCATGGGCCTGGGCAACGCCTCCGCGATCGGCACCCTGGTCGAACGCAGCACCCGCTACGTGATGCTGGTCCACCTACCCGGCCGCCACGACGCCGAGACCGTCCGCGACGGCCTGATCACCACCATCACCGCCCTACCCGCCCACCTCACACGGTCGCTGACCTGGGACCAGGGCGTGGAGATGGCCCGCCACCACGAGTTCAGCGCGGCCACCGGCATCCAGGTCTACTTCTGCGACCCGCACTCTCCCTGGCAACGCGGCTCCAACGAGAACACCAACGGCCTGCTACGCCAGTACTTCCCCAAAGGCACCGACCTGTCCGTCCACACCCCCGCCGACCTGGCCGCGGTCGCCGCCCAACTCAACGGCCGACCACGCAAAACGCTCGGCTGGGACACCCCAGCCGAGCGTCTGACTATGCTCCTGGCCAACACCAGTTGA
- the purU gene encoding formyltetrahydrofolate deformylase, translating into MSSTERRYVISLGCPDRTGIVAKIAGFVAEFGGWIVEAAYHTDPTTNWFFTRQEVLASSLPFDVRELSARFAGVARELGPLADWRVTDTGERKRAVILVSREGHCLYDLLGRVSSGELDVEITSVIGNHRDLAGITEAHGIPFHHVPFPVGDPEAKSASFAQLRQLVDSHQPHAIVLARFMQVLPNELCMAWSGRAVNIHHSFLPSFIGARPYHQAHTRGVKLVGATCHYVTAELDAGPIIEQDVIRVSHSDSDRDMVRKGRDIEKIVLSRGLRWHLEDRVLVHGNRTVVF; encoded by the coding sequence GTGTCCTCCACCGAACGCCGCTACGTGATCAGCCTCGGCTGCCCCGACCGCACCGGCATCGTCGCCAAGATCGCCGGCTTCGTGGCCGAGTTCGGCGGCTGGATCGTGGAGGCCGCCTACCACACGGATCCGACCACGAACTGGTTCTTCACACGGCAGGAGGTGCTGGCCTCGTCGCTGCCGTTCGACGTGCGGGAGCTGTCGGCCCGGTTCGCCGGCGTGGCCAGGGAGCTGGGCCCGCTGGCCGACTGGCGCGTCACCGACACGGGTGAACGCAAGCGGGCGGTGATCCTGGTGTCCCGGGAGGGCCACTGCCTGTACGACCTGCTGGGCCGGGTGTCCTCGGGCGAGCTGGACGTGGAGATCACGTCGGTCATCGGCAACCACCGTGACCTGGCCGGCATCACCGAGGCGCACGGCATCCCGTTCCACCACGTGCCGTTCCCGGTGGGCGACCCGGAGGCCAAGTCGGCCTCCTTCGCCCAGCTGCGGCAGCTGGTGGACAGCCACCAGCCGCACGCGATCGTGCTGGCCCGGTTCATGCAGGTGCTGCCGAACGAGCTGTGCATGGCCTGGTCGGGCCGGGCGGTGAACATCCACCACAGCTTCCTGCCGTCCTTCATCGGCGCGCGGCCGTACCACCAGGCCCACACCCGCGGCGTGAAGCTGGTCGGCGCGACCTGCCACTACGTGACGGCCGAGCTGGACGCGGGCCCGATCATCGAGCAGGACGTGATCCGGGTCAGCCACAGCGACTCGGACCGGGACATGGTCCGCAAGGGCCGGGACATCGAGAAGATCGTGCTGTCCAGGGGCCTGCGCTGGCACCTGGAGGACCGGGTCCTGGTGCACGGCAACCGCACGGTGGTGTTCTAG
- a CDS encoding YbaK/EbsC family protein has product MAWSIAGTLHVEPVLTRPELLAEPVLAAVRAMDAADIERIGVTEIDPTLADTAAFCEHYGSPLEASANCVVVAGKRAGELRYAACMILATTRADVNGVVKRRLDVRKASFAPMDDAVGITGMEYGGITPVGLPADWPLLLDARVAAAPELVIGSGTRGGKLLVPGDLLAKLAGAEVIEGLAG; this is encoded by the coding sequence ATGGCGTGGAGCATTGCTGGCACCTTGCACGTGGAACCCGTCCTGACCCGTCCCGAGCTATTGGCCGAGCCGGTGCTCGCCGCGGTGCGGGCGATGGACGCCGCCGACATCGAGCGCATCGGCGTCACCGAGATCGACCCGACGCTGGCCGACACGGCCGCGTTCTGCGAGCACTACGGCTCGCCGCTGGAGGCATCGGCCAACTGCGTGGTCGTCGCCGGCAAGCGGGCCGGTGAGCTGCGCTATGCCGCCTGCATGATCTTGGCGACGACCCGGGCCGACGTGAACGGCGTGGTCAAGCGCCGCCTGGACGTGCGCAAGGCCTCGTTCGCGCCGATGGACGACGCCGTCGGCATCACCGGCATGGAGTACGGCGGCATCACGCCCGTCGGCCTGCCCGCCGACTGGCCGCTGCTGCTGGACGCCCGCGTCGCCGCCGCGCCCGAGCTGGTGATCGGCAGCGGCACCCGCGGCGGCAAGCTGCTCGTGCCCGGCGACCTGCTGGCCAAGCTGGCCGGCGCCGAGGTCATCGAGGGGCTGGCCGGCTAG
- a CDS encoding alpha/beta fold hydrolase, whose translation MTGSLPSGLRWQGHGSGAPVTLVAPGLGATPGEARIPASGLSGTGVVVTFPSHGDAGDASVGYWTYPTIGGDLERVADEVDATRAVGVSMGAGGLTELLTRRPDRFDRVALLLPAALDKPRATPAMWAFEQLADAVEAGDREALRELVAAEMPAGIAVGEHVSSRVNALLRLGDALRLLPEQVPTDDASALQAVTAKVLVIGAVGDPLHPEQVARDVAAALPDGRLELIDSAAPLLTHRREVRSILVDFFAG comes from the coding sequence GTGACCGGCTCGCTGCCGAGCGGCCTGCGCTGGCAGGGCCACGGCAGCGGCGCCCCGGTGACGCTGGTCGCCCCCGGTCTGGGCGCGACGCCGGGCGAAGCCCGGATACCCGCCTCCGGTTTGTCCGGAACCGGGGTTGTCGTCACTTTTCCTTCGCACGGGGACGCTGGTGACGCCTCCGTCGGCTATTGGACTTATCCCACGATCGGTGGGGATCTTGAACGCGTGGCCGACGAGGTCGACGCCACCCGTGCGGTTGGCGTGTCCATGGGGGCCGGTGGGCTCACCGAGCTGCTGACCCGACGGCCCGATCGTTTCGACCGCGTCGCCCTGCTGCTGCCGGCGGCGCTGGACAAGCCGCGGGCCACTCCGGCCATGTGGGCATTCGAGCAGCTTGCCGACGCCGTCGAGGCCGGTGATCGCGAAGCGCTGCGGGAACTCGTCGCCGCCGAGATGCCGGCCGGAATCGCTGTGGGAGAGCACGTTTCCAGCCGTGTGAATGCGTTGCTGCGGCTCGGTGATGCCTTGCGGCTGCTGCCCGAGCAGGTGCCGACCGATGATGCCTCGGCGCTGCAAGCCGTGACGGCCAAGGTGTTGGTCATCGGCGCGGTCGGCGATCCGCTGCATCCCGAGCAGGTCGCCCGTGACGTCGCGGCGGCGCTGCCCGACGGCCGGCTGGAGTTGATCGACTCGGCCGCGCCGCTGCTCACGCACCGGCGTGAGGTCCGGTCGATACTCGTCGACTTCTTCGCTGGCTAA
- a CDS encoding DUF2516 family protein, which yields MYGLDYWTLFAIWCAGMPVGAFAFLHALVQRADAFTVAERMTKLAWSLITGGSLAALYLFAPYGSTFILWMAALVAVLVYIVDVRPKLNEVQRGGNRW from the coding sequence ATGTACGGGCTCGACTACTGGACCCTGTTCGCGATCTGGTGCGCAGGCATGCCGGTTGGCGCCTTCGCCTTCCTGCATGCGCTGGTGCAGCGCGCGGACGCGTTCACGGTCGCGGAGCGGATGACCAAGCTGGCCTGGTCGCTGATCACCGGCGGCAGCCTGGCCGCGCTCTACCTGTTCGCGCCGTACGGCAGCACCTTCATCCTGTGGATGGCGGCGCTGGTCGCGGTGCTGGTGTACATCGTCGACGTGCGGCCGAAGCTGAACGAGGTGCAGCGCGGCGGCAATCGGTGGTGA
- a CDS encoding helix-turn-helix domain-containing protein, protein MDKKSVADQAVEAVADLGRDIGDYIREQRNNAQISLRQLAKLAGVSNPYLSQIERGLRKPSAEILQNIAKGLRISAEALYVQAGILEQRVGGAVVDAVLADAELTERQKQVLLDVYETFRRENASKRPADATEDTEE, encoded by the coding sequence ATGGACAAGAAGAGCGTCGCCGATCAGGCCGTGGAAGCGGTCGCCGACCTGGGGCGAGACATCGGTGACTACATCCGCGAGCAGCGCAACAACGCGCAGATCTCGCTGCGGCAGCTGGCCAAGCTGGCCGGCGTGTCCAACCCGTACCTGAGCCAGATCGAACGGGGCCTGCGCAAGCCCAGCGCGGAGATCCTGCAGAACATAGCCAAGGGGCTGCGGATCTCGGCCGAGGCGCTGTACGTGCAGGCCGGAATCCTGGAGCAGCGGGTCGGCGGCGCGGTGGTGGACGCCGTGCTGGCCGACGCCGAGCTTACCGAGCGGCAGAAGCAGGTGCTGCTCGACGTCTACGAGACCTTCCGGCGGGAGAACGCCAGCAAGCGCCCCGCCGACGCAACCGAGGACACCGAGGAGTGA